From the Pseudopipra pipra isolate bDixPip1 chromosome 22, bDixPip1.hap1, whole genome shotgun sequence genome, one window contains:
- the TNFRSF18 gene encoding tumor necrosis factor receptor superfamily member 18 isoform X2 codes for MTLKSGPLRARALLLLCLELWAQQSLALQCQPGERKITSKDAEKCCPKCIPMEGGNNLCQGIEDHNCKCPQGHSCGDNTCLYCRKLPECAEGHELTRIGHTDFTFRCKPCETGTYSSVKNGWCRNWTDCESSGFVTLSRGNSTHNSKCGVPASPKDVEQALLPSSSLSTTILAILTAVAVFVLILLTFLLHFCIWTLKDKYFAAEGRRRLRSSRRPPASSSPRKSTEERRPRKSFPCCPSKSPTSSPTDKLPWS; via the exons ATGACCCTCAAATCTGGGCCCCTCAGGGCtcgggctctgctgctgctgtgcctggagctCTGGGCACAGCAAAGCCTGGCACTGCAGTGCCAGCCTGGGGAGAGGAAAATCACCAGCAAAGATGCAGAGAAATGCTGCCCCAAATGCATCCCGATGGAAG GAGGcaacaacctgtgccagggcatcGAGGACCACAACTGCAAATGCCCCCAGGGCCACAGCTGTGGGGACAACACCTGTCTGTACTGCAGGAAGCTGCCAGAGTGTGCTGAGGGCCACGAGCTCACCAGGATTG GACACACAGATTTCACATTCCGGTGTAAACCCTGCGAGACGGGAACTTATTCCAGCGTGAAGAATGGCTGGTGCAGGAACTGGACTGA CTGTGAGAGCTCGGGGTTTGTGACCCTCAGCCGAGGCAACAGCACCCACAACTCCAAGTGTGGCGTCCCTGCTTCTCCCAAGGATGTGGAGCAAG ctctcctgccctccagctccCTGTCCACCACCATCCTGGCCATCCTGACGGCCGTGGCCGTGTTCGTGCTCATCCTGCTCACCTTCCTCCTGCACTTCTGCATCTGGACCCTGAAGGACAAATATTTCGCAGCTGAGG GCCGCCGGCGGCTCCGCAGCTCCCGGAGACCTCCAGCATCCAGTTCCCCGAGGAAGAGCACGGAGGAAAGACGGCCGAGGAAAAGCTTTCCATGCTGTCCCTCAAAGTCTCCAACGAGCTCTCCAACAGATAAACTGCCCTGGAGCTGA
- the TNFRSF18 gene encoding tumor necrosis factor receptor superfamily member 18 isoform X1 — protein MTLKSGPLRARALLLLCLELWAQQSLALQCQPGERKITSKDAEKCCPKCIPMEGGNNLCQGIEDHNCKCPQGHSCGDNTCLYCRKLPECAEGHELTRIGHTDFTFRCKPCETGTYSSVKNGWCRNWTDCESSGFVTLSRGNSTHNSKCGVPASPKDVEQALLPSSSLSTTILAILTAVAVFVLILLTFLLHFCIWTLKDKYFAAEDVDHHFPRPPAAPQLPETSSIQFPEEEHGGKTAEEKLSMLSLKVSNELSNR, from the exons ATGACCCTCAAATCTGGGCCCCTCAGGGCtcgggctctgctgctgctgtgcctggagctCTGGGCACAGCAAAGCCTGGCACTGCAGTGCCAGCCTGGGGAGAGGAAAATCACCAGCAAAGATGCAGAGAAATGCTGCCCCAAATGCATCCCGATGGAAG GAGGcaacaacctgtgccagggcatcGAGGACCACAACTGCAAATGCCCCCAGGGCCACAGCTGTGGGGACAACACCTGTCTGTACTGCAGGAAGCTGCCAGAGTGTGCTGAGGGCCACGAGCTCACCAGGATTG GACACACAGATTTCACATTCCGGTGTAAACCCTGCGAGACGGGAACTTATTCCAGCGTGAAGAATGGCTGGTGCAGGAACTGGACTGA CTGTGAGAGCTCGGGGTTTGTGACCCTCAGCCGAGGCAACAGCACCCACAACTCCAAGTGTGGCGTCCCTGCTTCTCCCAAGGATGTGGAGCAAG ctctcctgccctccagctccCTGTCCACCACCATCCTGGCCATCCTGACGGCCGTGGCCGTGTTCGTGCTCATCCTGCTCACCTTCCTCCTGCACTTCTGCATCTGGACCCTGAAGGACAAATATTTCGCAGCTGAGG ACGTGGACCATCACTTCCCTAGGCCGCCGGCGGCTCCGCAGCTCCCGGAGACCTCCAGCATCCAGTTCCCCGAGGAAGAGCACGGAGGAAAGACGGCCGAGGAAAAGCTTTCCATGCTGTCCCTCAAAGTCTCCAACGAGCTCTCCAACAGATAA